GTTTAAAAAGTTCGGCACAGGACAAGGGGTACATGAAAAATTCAAATTTGCGACCCGTGAGGGGTTCGCGGGTTTCCCCAGCCAGGTCCAGCGATGAAGAGCCCGTCACCAGGAGTTGAACCCCGGGGGAATGATCCACCAGCATCTTGAGGGTCAACCCGATATCAGAAATTCGCTGCGCCTCATCAACCACTACGATTCGCTTGGAACCGATCAAAACTTCCAGTTCGGCTATCCCCACACCGGCCAAACGCTGCCTGGCGTGGGGGTCGTCTCCATTGATCCAGAGGGTTTGGTCTTGAAATGGGGCAACGATTTTTCTCAGCAGGGTGGTCTTACCCACCTGCCGGGGACCGATGACCACGATGGCCTTGGCGCGAAACAGGCGTTCCCGGATCAGACCCTCCAATTCCCTGGCAATCATGCAAACCTCCCAATCAAAACATTTTACTGAATGCGCAGACTATAATCAACAATTTTATATAAATAATTAGATTTAGGCAGATGGAGCGTCATCTGAAATCCAAAATACAAGCAATTCATTCCCCGCTCCTGCCCCTTGCCACTCGCCCCTCGCCAATAGTCCAATCATCACAGATCAGCCGGAGCGGCAACGATGCTCCGGCCGATAACCTCATCACCGGACTTGAAGTTCCCCCATCACGGAATTTTCACTTTCGACTTTGAGATCTGACCCCGAAGGGTGTAGGCTTCCATCTCCTTCTGCTGATCTTCCTGCTGTTTCGTATCCGGGGCGCATGCCAGGGCAAAGATCAACACCATGATAAATGCGGCAAAAAATGTCTTTTTCACTTTTCCCTCCTACATGAACAGCTCCATTATGCCCTGCCGCGTAAAACAACAAAAAATTGAAATGAGCCCCCGCTTAATTTGCAATAATGAAGACTTGAGCCAGGGTTTTTGTCTTCCGTAACTTGCCTAATAAAATTTACCTATCTTGTTATGTAGAATTTAAGATTTATTTATGTTATATATATAATATCTTTAACTTTCTGAGTAATGCATGGAATACTTTTTCGGTGACAAAGAGTTAATTAAGCTTTATTGCTCAGGTGAATCAAGGAAGCTGAAATTGCCGAGAGGAGTGGCCGTAAAATTTGTGGAACGGGTCAATCGCATAGAAGCGGCGGATACGATTAATGATTTGCGCATTCCTCCTTCCATGCGGTTTGAAAAACTGGAAGGAAGAAAGGATACTTTTTCTTTGAGATTGACTAAGGAGTACAGGCTTGAGATTTTGATCGATTTTCAGGATCAGGAAAAGCTCAAGGGAATCGTAACAATCATGAAAATATCCAAGCATTACGAATAAAAAGGAGGAAACATGGGCAAGTACAAACCTTTTGTGCTTCTGGGCCCCGGGGATGCAATCAAGGAAGAACTTGAGTTTTATGGCTGGAGGCAGGAAGATCTGGCCGAAATTATGGGCATGAGCATCAAGCATGTGAACCAATTGGTCAAGAACAGGGCTCCGGTTACATTTGATACCGCCAGGCTTTTGAGCCGGGTTTTCAAACAGTCCGTTCAATTCTGGATCAATCTGGACACCAATAATCGCCTTCAACTTGAGGAGAGCGCACTGAATGAGGAAACCGCCGCTAAGGCCTTGATATTTCGTTATATGCCCGTACTTGAAATGCACAAAAAAGGCTGGTTGAATAAAAACGACAACCTGATCGCCCAAGTGAAGGCATTCTGGAATATTCGGAATCTTCAATTTGATTTCATGAAGGAAAATGTTCCCGCGTATTTCAGAAAATCGCAAACAAAAAAGGGATTCAATCCTTATTATGCGTTGACATGGATACAGAAAGCCAGAATTGAAGCGACTAAACAAGCCGAAATCAATCACTACAATGAAGAGGGTCTTTATCAATTGGCGGATGAAATTCCTGCATTTACGCGTAAAGGGAAGGGGATAACTGAATTCATCGATGCTTTGAACCGGAACGGTGTTGTTTTTTTGCATCTTCCCCACTTGTCCCAGACGTATACGGACGGTGCCGTTTTATGGCTGGATGAAAATCCCGTTATTGTCTACACGGCTCGATTCGACAGAAACGACAACTTCTGGTTTACGATTACCCATGAAATCGCCCACATCCTGCTGCACGACGCTTTAGAGCATAATGAGTTCATCGACAGTTTCGACCTGATGGATGTAAGCGAAAAATCGGAAAATGAAGCCGACAAATTCGCCCGGAAACACCTTAAATCCGATGACGTTGTCCGGTTTTTCGCCGACTCAATCACTTGTTCAAAAAAGAAAGTCATGAAGTGTGCGGAAATTTTCGGCCTTCACCCGGCCGTTGTTGTCGGTTGCCTGCAACACGAAGGCAAAATCAGTTTCCGATCCTGCACCGAATTCAAGGAGCCCGTCAGGATTCATCTTCCCGATCCACCCGGAAGCAACGCCTGAACCCCCGGAAAAACCTTCAGCCACGGGATTCATTGAGCCCGCTATTTTCTCCACTTTCATACTGCACGGACCTGTCCCTCTTCTTTTTTCCATCACAACTCCGGTAAGTTCCTTCATCACCACCCGGCCGGTAGCCCGATCACCGCGCCTTTTTTTATACGTTTTTTCTACTTTCTACCTTCTACAGGGCGGTTCACGAACCGCCCCTTGACCCCCGTCTGAAAAATGCTTCATAATAGACATTAAAAAGGCGTGCAACTCGATTTCTCATCAGGGGGAACCATGATCAGGCACACAGGCATCTTTTCCGGGATTGTTTTATTGTGCGTGTTCGCGCTCGCGACCGGGTCGCGGACAGAAGGGGCCAAGCAGTCGACCGAAAGCATCAATAACCTGCAGATCCACCTTTCCCTAGACAAACCCGTCTGCCGGCCGGGAGAGGAGATCGCGCTGACCGTTGAGTTCGCGAACCGGGGTGCCAAACCGTTCCGCGTTCTTGTCCACGACGTTTTTATCGGCGAAGAACTGGAGGTGAAGCGCCAGGGAGGGGAAAGCATTCCGCGCCAAAGTGGTTTTATCTGGCACTCCCCCAAGGTGAACCATTTTCCGGGACGCACCTTTGCCCTGGCGCCGGGAGAACAGAAAACCATTTCCCTCGAAGCGCGCCTGGACCTACAATACCGGCTGGTTTTCGCCGCTCCCGGCGGGCGGGAAAACAACCCGGACATGCAGAAAGTCAAAGCGCGCCTGGGGCTGCCGGACGGTTATCCGGACAAATATGTGTCCCGCGGCCGTGTTTTCCCTTTGGAGAAGCCGGGCCTGTATGAAATCCGTTTCGTTTATGAACGGACCGAGGCGGACAGGCAATGGAATTTGCCTGGAAACCTGCCGCAGGCGGAACGCTCTCTCGACCACCTATGGTTGGGGAAAGCCGCTTCCAACACCATCGCGGTGGAAGTAAAAGACCTGTGCCGCGGCGATTGAAATCCGCGAAGCCCTGGCGAAGGTGGTCGCCTTCATTCAAATCCCAAATCCAAAACAAATTCAAATGACTTGAAACAAGTTGAAGAGTTGAAAAGGAAAGAAGTAGAACGGTTTTTAAAGGTATTTGCTTTCGACTTTAGACTTTCAACTTTCTACTTAGGCCCCTCGCCCCTCGCCTCTCGCCCCTTGCCAAGTTAAAGTTGAGTGAGGAATGGAAATTTCCTTGAAACCCCGATTTCACAATCATAAAATCATCTTATGTGAGAATCAGATTTCCCGGCCGTCACCACCTGCAGTAATTCCCGGGGAAATGGATTTACTGTCAGTCGCGCGACAGCAAGCGCTAAAAACACAGGGAGAGGAGAAAAAATTGAAACAGAAACTTGTTTTCCTGCTGGTCGGACTTGTCGGTTTTGTGGGCTTGTCATGGGGAGTGGAAAAAGATGCGTCTGCGCCCACGGTCACCATCGGGTCAACCGCCTGGTACAGCCAGGAGATTGCCCACGAGGAGTTGCTCAAAATCGCCCGCAAGGAGAAGAAGCCGATCCTGACGGTTTTTTCAGCGCTCTGGTGCAATCCCTGCCGGCATTTGAAAGAGGAAACCTTTAAAAAGGGCGCGTTCAAAACCGTAGCCGAAAAGGTCATCCTGCAATATATCGAGCAGACCACTCCGAACGGCCAGGCCTATTGCGAACAATTCGCCATCACCTCTTACCCGACCATGAAGATCTTTTCTCCCGAGGGAGAGCAGCTTGAGGAATACGGCATGCCGGAGCGATCAGTGGAAGGGTTCAACCAGTGGATCGACAAGGTAAAATCCGGAGACCATTTGCTGGCCGCGCGCCGGAACGTGGAAAAAAACCCGCACGACCTCGCCGCCCGGATGAAACTGGCCCGTTCGATCGGGTACTACCGCATGGAAGAAGCTTTCACGCACCTGGATGCCATCCTAGATTCAGACCAGGCAGCAAAACCCCGTCCGGACAGCTTCCACGAGGCCATGGAACTGAAAG
This sequence is a window from Candidatus Aminicenantes bacterium. Protein-coding genes within it:
- a CDS encoding type II toxin-antitoxin system RelE/ParE family toxin; protein product: MEYFFGDKELIKLYCSGESRKLKLPRGVAVKFVERVNRIEAADTINDLRIPPSMRFEKLEGRKDTFSLRLTKEYRLEILIDFQDQEKLKGIVTIMKISKHYE
- a CDS encoding ImmA/IrrE family metallo-endopeptidase, with protein sequence MGKYKPFVLLGPGDAIKEELEFYGWRQEDLAEIMGMSIKHVNQLVKNRAPVTFDTARLLSRVFKQSVQFWINLDTNNRLQLEESALNEETAAKALIFRYMPVLEMHKKGWLNKNDNLIAQVKAFWNIRNLQFDFMKENVPAYFRKSQTKKGFNPYYALTWIQKARIEATKQAEINHYNEEGLYQLADEIPAFTRKGKGITEFIDALNRNGVVFLHLPHLSQTYTDGAVLWLDENPVIVYTARFDRNDNFWFTITHEIAHILLHDALEHNEFIDSFDLMDVSEKSENEADKFARKHLKSDDVVRFFADSITCSKKKVMKCAEIFGLHPAVVVGCLQHEGKISFRSCTEFKEPVRIHLPDPPGSNA